One window of Novipirellula aureliae genomic DNA carries:
- a CDS encoding N-formylglutamate amidohydrolase produces the protein MSVIISCETGGDRIPDWLSLSPGVERDAGILPLHKTDGPARYAATRMAAKLNERILLNEYSAGLVDVTRSIRHRSVFPVSAKKIQEHERKRLIEEVHVPYRERLKQAIADQIDEQGYSIHLSVRSFSLRKNGKLQRTDVGLLYDPAREDEVDFCLDWIDEMYADVPMVRVRRNYPRRGTVESIHTAMRTVFADHAYLGIEVLLNRAWAAREVYRRDEAIDGIARSLCVLLDDETETDAIAYNVA, from the coding sequence ATGTCGGTTATTATTAGCTGCGAAACGGGAGGCGATCGAATTCCCGATTGGTTGTCGTTGTCGCCCGGCGTGGAGCGAGACGCTGGCATCTTACCGCTTCACAAAACGGATGGTCCGGCACGGTACGCTGCAACCCGAATGGCCGCCAAATTGAATGAACGGATTCTCTTAAACGAGTACTCCGCTGGGTTGGTTGACGTCACACGATCGATACGGCATCGCAGCGTTTTTCCTGTCTCGGCTAAAAAAATTCAAGAACACGAGCGGAAACGGTTGATCGAGGAGGTACATGTTCCCTATCGTGAACGTTTGAAGCAAGCGATAGCAGACCAGATTGACGAGCAAGGTTATTCAATTCATTTGTCCGTTCGCTCCTTTTCACTTCGCAAAAATGGAAAGTTACAGCGTACCGACGTTGGATTACTTTACGATCCCGCTCGCGAAGACGAAGTCGATTTTTGCCTTGATTGGATCGATGAGATGTACGCCGATGTACCAATGGTCCGCGTACGGCGTAACTATCCGCGCCGAGGAACGGTAGAGAGTATTCATACCGCAATGAGGACGGTTTTTGCCGATCATGCTTACTTGGGAATTGAAGTTCTTCTCAACCGCGCCTGGGCGGCACGAGAGGTTTATCGCCGCGACGAAGCGATTGATGGAATCGCTCGTTCGTTATGCGTTTTGCTTGACGATGAAACGGAAACCGACGCGATAGCCTACAATGTTGCCTAA
- a CDS encoding RNA polymerase sigma factor, with protein sequence MNDPSRIDADLISRIRGGDNDAWQSLIDRYEGRLLAFTQSRVRDRSSSEDIVQDAFVGFLISLPNYDYSRRLESYLFSICAYKLTDHLRREGRRPALQLHQRDSGSADDVAFVGSARMASSIARSVERKEIEHTAICDAIGEQIGRWKETGNYEKLKVIELLFVVGLSNKAVAEKIGLSEQRVANYKSDFQIRLKAIISRMGLDEAVFPELAN encoded by the coding sequence ATGAATGACCCTTCTCGCATCGATGCCGATCTAATTTCACGTATTCGCGGCGGAGATAATGACGCTTGGCAATCGTTAATCGATCGCTATGAGGGACGCTTGTTAGCGTTCACGCAGAGCCGAGTTCGTGATCGTTCGTCCAGTGAGGATATTGTTCAGGATGCCTTTGTCGGTTTTCTGATCAGTTTACCCAACTACGATTATTCAAGACGACTCGAAAGCTATCTGTTTTCCATTTGTGCCTACAAACTGACGGATCATCTACGACGTGAAGGTCGGCGGCCAGCATTGCAATTGCATCAACGCGACAGCGGTTCCGCGGACGATGTCGCTTTTGTCGGCTCGGCTCGTATGGCCAGCTCGATTGCGCGTAGCGTTGAGCGAAAGGAAATCGAACATACCGCCATTTGTGATGCGATTGGCGAACAGATTGGTCGTTGGAAAGAAACCGGAAATTACGAAAAGCTAAAAGTGATTGAATTGTTGTTCGTTGTCGGTTTGTCGAACAAGGCGGTCGCTGAGAAGATTGGTTTGAGTGAGCAGCGAGTTGCCAATTACAAGAGCGATTTTCAAATCCGCTTAAAAGCAATCATTAGCCGAATGGGTTTAGACGAAGCGGTATTCCCCGAATTAGCAAATTAG
- the pgl gene encoding 6-phosphogluconolactonase: MSIPSVQPYPTLADLYKAASKAFCNLANECISEYGVFRVSLSGGSTPKRLYEMIACESLQWNRIHWFFGDERNVPPESPDSNFRMVHEALLSKIDAPESNVHPVMVNLDDPATAANEYQCLLEQHFQGQKMPVWDLVLLGMGDDSHTASLFPNTAAIEETSRWFVENWVEKFDAYRYTLTAPAINSAIERWFLVSGESKRQALANVWSDPLSVSDYPAQLIDATEWFVTEDAMPR; this comes from the coding sequence ATGTCGATCCCTTCGGTTCAACCCTATCCGACGCTTGCGGATCTGTACAAGGCAGCCTCCAAAGCATTTTGCAACCTGGCAAACGAGTGCATTTCCGAGTATGGCGTCTTCCGCGTCTCCCTCTCAGGTGGATCGACACCCAAACGACTGTATGAGATGATCGCCTGCGAGTCGCTGCAATGGAATCGCATCCATTGGTTCTTTGGCGATGAACGGAACGTGCCTCCCGAATCACCCGACAGTAATTTTCGAATGGTTCACGAAGCGCTGCTCAGCAAAATCGATGCACCCGAGTCAAATGTTCACCCTGTCATGGTCAATCTGGACGATCCAGCGACCGCAGCGAATGAGTATCAATGTCTGCTGGAACAACATTTTCAGGGCCAGAAAATGCCGGTTTGGGATTTGGTATTGTTGGGGATGGGCGATGATTCGCATACAGCATCGTTGTTTCCAAACACTGCCGCGATTGAGGAAACGTCGCGATGGTTTGTCGAAAATTGGGTCGAAAAGTTTGATGCCTACCGATACACGTTAACGGCCCCTGCAATCAATTCCGCCATCGAACGATGGTTCTTGGTCTCGGGAGAAAGCAAACGACAAGCTCTCGCCAACGTTTGGTCCGATCCTCTATCCGTAAGCGATTACCCAGCTCAATTGATTGACGCAACCGAGTGGTTTGTCACTGAGGATGCGATGCCACGATGA
- the panB gene encoding 3-methyl-2-oxobutanoate hydroxymethyltransferase, producing the protein MTKPESLKPPPRVTTRSLAKMRRDGQSISMLTAYDYPTAEILDRAGIDILLVGDSLAMVVQGHDTTLPVTMDQLIYHAEMVGRAAKRAMVVVDLPFPEGQLEIMRTVACGARVLKETKCHAVKLEGGAEQAGRIETMVTAGIPVMAHVGLRPQNVHVEGGYRVKREIKTLVNDAVAAENAGAFAVLVECVSTEVGQAINDAVNVPTIGIGAGGATTGQVLVTNDLIGLTSGYSPKFVRKMADVSTTIYEAAIQYRDAIADNTFPGDAESF; encoded by the coding sequence ATGACGAAACCTGAATCCTTGAAACCGCCACCGCGCGTGACCACTCGCAGCTTAGCGAAAATGCGTCGTGATGGTCAATCCATTTCAATGCTGACCGCCTACGATTACCCCACGGCGGAAATCCTTGATCGTGCGGGAATCGATATTCTATTGGTCGGTGATTCGTTAGCGATGGTCGTGCAAGGGCACGATACCACGTTACCCGTGACGATGGACCAGTTGATCTACCATGCGGAAATGGTCGGACGAGCGGCGAAGCGTGCGATGGTCGTCGTCGATTTGCCGTTTCCCGAAGGCCAATTGGAAATCATGCGAACGGTTGCTTGTGGGGCCAGAGTGCTCAAAGAAACGAAATGCCATGCAGTAAAATTAGAAGGTGGTGCCGAGCAAGCAGGGCGAATCGAAACGATGGTAACCGCTGGTATTCCCGTGATGGCTCATGTCGGATTGAGGCCTCAGAATGTTCATGTCGAAGGCGGCTACCGGGTAAAGCGGGAAATCAAGACACTTGTCAATGATGCGGTCGCGGCTGAGAATGCAGGAGCGTTTGCCGTTCTCGTCGAGTGCGTTTCGACCGAAGTCGGACAAGCGATCAACGACGCCGTCAACGTTCCGACCATTGGTATCGGTGCGGGGGGCGCGACGACGGGCCAAGTTTTGGTAACCAACGATTTGATCGGATTGACGAGTGGCTATTCGCCAAAGTTCGTGCGTAAAATGGCGGACGTGTCAACGACGATCTACGAAGCTGCTATCCAATACCGTGATGCAATTGCTGACAACACGTTTCCAGGTGATGCCGAATCGTTTTGA
- a CDS encoding formylmethanofuran dehydrogenase subunit A, with amino-acid sequence MLTRIQNGHRIDPALGVDRVGDVWIKDGKIVPSCEVQTGSANNPRTLDASDCIVMAGGIDLHTHIGGGKLTLARLLLEEPAKPSRDLLPTAPVVAQRYLDMGYTTCFEPAVIPCNARSAHAEMAEIRGIDTGGFCLLGNDDLLMQLLADNAPQSVINDYVAWMVMATQCIAVKVVNPGGISAFKFNQRRLDVDTPHPRYGVTPSTIVRRLCRAVSEIGLAHPLHVHCSNLGVPGNIESTLKTIDAADGFPIHLAHAQFHCYGNNGPYAMTSAAAKLVDAIDRNPHVTIDVGQVMFGQTVTISADSMHQFHNIRYANPRKSILVDVECEAGCGVVPFRYRRRQFVHSLQWAIGLELFLMIDDPARVFLTTDHPNGAPFTTYPHLIRLLCDRAFRETALAEIDPEAAAASSLAGIDREYTLGEIAIMTRSAPAAILGLSGIGDLAIGSSADVVVYEKNRNFETMFAQPKFVLKNGVLVRGKGSVSTEPSGSITHTANVEFNPKTIATLANRYESFSAMAMSRLQISDDEMQASLGTVPVKHASQTKHRAFH; translated from the coding sequence ATGCTAACACGAATACAAAACGGTCATCGAATCGATCCCGCCTTGGGAGTCGATCGTGTCGGCGATGTTTGGATAAAAGATGGAAAGATTGTCCCATCATGTGAAGTTCAAACCGGTTCTGCAAACAACCCCCGAACCCTTGATGCATCGGATTGCATCGTGATGGCGGGCGGAATTGATTTGCACACTCATATCGGTGGCGGCAAATTGACGCTGGCCCGCTTGCTACTCGAAGAACCCGCAAAACCAAGTCGCGACCTTTTGCCGACCGCGCCGGTCGTTGCCCAGCGTTATTTGGATATGGGCTACACGACCTGCTTTGAACCTGCGGTGATTCCCTGTAACGCCCGATCCGCACATGCCGAAATGGCGGAGATTCGCGGAATTGATACTGGCGGATTTTGCTTGCTCGGCAACGATGACTTGCTGATGCAATTGCTCGCTGACAACGCACCTCAATCGGTCATCAATGATTACGTTGCCTGGATGGTGATGGCGACCCAGTGTATTGCGGTGAAAGTTGTCAATCCGGGCGGCATCAGTGCCTTCAAATTCAACCAACGCCGACTCGATGTCGATACCCCACACCCACGTTACGGCGTAACCCCATCGACGATTGTCCGCCGCTTGTGCCGAGCGGTTTCGGAAATCGGTCTGGCTCACCCGCTACACGTCCACTGCAGCAACCTTGGAGTGCCGGGCAACATTGAATCGACCCTCAAAACGATCGATGCGGCGGACGGGTTCCCCATTCATCTAGCTCACGCACAGTTTCACTGCTATGGAAACAATGGGCCTTACGCGATGACCTCCGCCGCAGCCAAGTTGGTCGACGCGATCGACCGAAACCCTCATGTCACCATCGATGTTGGACAAGTCATGTTTGGTCAAACGGTAACGATCAGTGCGGATTCGATGCACCAATTTCACAACATCCGTTACGCAAATCCTCGCAAGTCCATTTTAGTCGATGTCGAATGCGAAGCGGGTTGCGGCGTTGTGCCGTTTCGCTATCGCCGACGTCAATTCGTTCACAGCTTACAATGGGCAATCGGGCTCGAACTGTTCTTAATGATCGACGATCCAGCGCGAGTCTTCTTGACGACCGATCATCCTAACGGTGCTCCGTTCACAACGTACCCTCATTTGATACGCCTGCTGTGCGACCGGGCATTCCGCGAAACGGCATTGGCCGAGATCGATCCCGAGGCTGCCGCCGCAAGTAGCCTTGCAGGCATCGACCGCGAATACACACTAGGCGAAATTGCAATCATGACAAGATCGGCTCCGGCAGCGATTCTCGGTTTGTCAGGGATCGGAGATTTGGCGATTGGCTCTTCCGCCGACGTGGTCGTCTATGAAAAGAACAGAAACTTCGAAACGATGTTTGCCCAACCAAAGTTTGTACTCAAAAACGGCGTGCTGGTGCGAGGCAAAGGAAGCGTGAGCACAGAGCCCTCCGGATCGATCACTCATACAGCCAACGTCGAATTCAATCCCAAAACGATAGCGACGCTTGCCAATCGCTATGAATCGTTTTCCGCGATGGCGATGAGCCGATTGCAGATCAGCGACGACGAAATGCAAGCCAGTTTGGGAACGGTCCCAGTCAAACACGCCTCCCAAACCAAACACAGAGCGTTCCATTGA
- the fhcD gene encoding formylmethanofuran--tetrahydromethanopterin N-formyltransferase, with translation MNPPKYLGGVEIDSAFAEAFDMKATRLVITAIDHSWAMAAANSIAGFATSVIACGIEIAIERKRMPDETPDGRPGVSVLAFAVSKTELENQIVRRAGQCVLTCPTTALYGGIEETKPKSTKRIAIGKSLRYFGDGHQISKLIEGRRYWRIPVMDGEFVCDHDVPRVDGIGGGNFILIGNDIDAVLGACRAAIDAMQQIENVIMPFPRGVTRSGSKMGSKYAKLIASTNDAYCPSLRASGLLESTRQSELRASESVAMEIVIDGLTPVDVRSAMRVGIDAACHFDHRGGLMRITAGNYGGKLGRHHFHLHEVV, from the coding sequence TTGAATCCGCCCAAATATCTTGGTGGCGTTGAAATCGATTCGGCGTTTGCCGAAGCGTTCGACATGAAAGCAACGCGATTAGTCATCACGGCGATCGACCACTCTTGGGCAATGGCAGCGGCGAATTCGATCGCAGGGTTTGCAACCAGTGTCATTGCTTGTGGGATCGAGATTGCCATCGAAAGGAAACGAATGCCCGACGAAACGCCTGACGGGCGTCCGGGAGTCTCCGTCTTGGCCTTTGCGGTTTCGAAAACGGAGCTGGAAAACCAAATCGTTCGTAGGGCCGGGCAATGCGTCCTAACATGTCCAACAACCGCCCTTTACGGCGGGATTGAAGAGACGAAGCCGAAGTCAACGAAGCGAATTGCAATCGGAAAATCACTTCGTTATTTTGGGGACGGCCATCAAATTAGTAAATTGATTGAGGGACGGCGATATTGGCGGATTCCAGTCATGGATGGCGAGTTCGTTTGCGATCACGACGTACCACGTGTCGATGGAATCGGTGGCGGAAACTTCATTCTTATCGGAAATGATATCGATGCTGTCCTCGGTGCCTGCCGCGCTGCGATTGACGCAATGCAACAGATCGAAAACGTCATCATGCCGTTTCCCAGAGGAGTGACGCGAAGTGGTTCCAAAATGGGTTCCAAGTACGCGAAGTTGATCGCCAGTACCAACGATGCGTATTGCCCCAGTTTAAGAGCATCCGGCTTGCTTGAATCAACGCGTCAATCAGAACTGCGAGCGAGTGAATCGGTGGCGATGGAAATCGTGATTGATGGATTGACTCCAGTCGATGTCCGATCGGCGATGCGAGTGGGCATCGATGCCGCTTGCCATTTCGATCATCGTGGAGGCCTGATGCGAATCACGGCAGGGAACTACGGTGGCAAACTTGGCCGACATCATTTTCATCTGCATGAGGTGGTTTGA
- a CDS encoding formylmethanofuran dehydrogenase subunit C, producing the protein MNSWTLEIRRDIAATQLPACIDARRIKLSEFSFMSEPQICKVELSAGSELICIGDLFTVSKAADNLTLRLIGDLSSFHFIGYQHDGGQLIVEGNVGDYAGSRMSRGEFWVAGSTGDFLAAATGTQRVGMSGGRIVVTGSVGHHAGHRMRRGAIMVNGSATDFLGSHMIAGTILVAERAGQNVGYAMQRGTLLLGHLPILSKNRFSAPTGFHTAFFLLLSKQWNLEDWQKRLPKLSSSLIELDKIKSLLAIFAKGPFCSCRGDFAVAGQGEIIWPNNQTSPIPLE; encoded by the coding sequence ATGAACAGCTGGACCTTGGAAATTCGTCGTGACATTGCTGCGACGCAATTGCCTGCTTGCATTGATGCACGCCGTATCAAGTTGTCCGAGTTTTCATTTATGAGCGAGCCTCAGATTTGCAAGGTCGAGTTGTCGGCGGGCAGCGAATTGATTTGCATTGGTGATCTATTTACCGTGTCAAAAGCAGCCGATAACTTGACGTTGCGTTTGATCGGTGACTTAAGCTCTTTTCATTTCATTGGCTACCAACACGATGGTGGACAATTGATCGTCGAAGGCAACGTTGGTGATTATGCGGGCTCGCGAATGAGTCGAGGCGAGTTTTGGGTAGCGGGATCAACGGGCGACTTCTTGGCTGCGGCCACGGGCACGCAACGCGTCGGGATGAGTGGCGGGCGAATTGTCGTGACCGGCTCCGTCGGTCATCACGCAGGCCACCGAATGCGGCGTGGTGCGATCATGGTCAACGGATCGGCGACCGATTTCCTGGGCTCGCACATGATTGCGGGCACCATTTTGGTCGCTGAAAGAGCAGGGCAGAATGTTGGATATGCAATGCAGCGAGGCACACTTCTGCTAGGACACCTGCCAATCCTAAGCAAAAATCGATTTAGCGCCCCCACTGGTTTCCATACGGCATTCTTTTTGCTCCTTTCCAAACAATGGAATTTAGAAGATTGGCAGAAACGGCTCCCAAAACTATCATCAAGCCTAATCGAATTGGACAAAATCAAGTCTCTGCTGGCAATTTTTGCCAAGGGCCCGTTTTGTTCATGCCGCGGTGACTTTGCAGTCGCTGGCCAGGGCGAGATCATCTGGCCAAACAACCAGACAAGCCCAATCCCCCTAGAATGA
- a CDS encoding TlpA family protein disulfide reductase has translation MKKLNALRTFAAATAVVGLIAFASQPTNALDAAGSFGVGSDAPALDVEHWIQDGNGFFKPVTDFQDGKVYVVEFWATWCGPCIMSMPHLAELQNQYRGQNVQIVSISDESPEEVNEFLKQESDEEEKTFGEITSAYSLTTDPDRSAHADYMEASNAAGIPTAYIVGKTGKIEWIGHPMGMDETLEAVVNDKWDREAYKKQYEQEQRLQQAIEEISMLAGAGKFDDAIKRIEEEISKTDNEDLKTNLKDFRYSLMLSAGQINEEVVGYYKKQVEEMKDNPMALGQFGYSLVGVSQQGGKIGPLADLAIKNLAPVVDKAEAEVQPLLLNIMAQLSQIDKKLDQAIEYQEKAVEASGERQKQRMELYLDELKSEKESG, from the coding sequence ATGAAGAAATTGAACGCATTACGTACTTTTGCGGCAGCAACCGCTGTCGTCGGGCTGATCGCCTTCGCCTCGCAACCCACGAACGCCCTGGACGCGGCCGGCAGTTTTGGGGTCGGTTCCGACGCACCGGCATTGGATGTCGAGCATTGGATTCAGGACGGAAACGGTTTTTTTAAGCCTGTCACCGACTTTCAAGACGGGAAGGTCTATGTGGTTGAGTTTTGGGCAACCTGGTGTGGTCCGTGCATTATGAGTATGCCGCACTTGGCGGAACTGCAAAACCAATATCGGGGCCAAAACGTGCAGATCGTCAGCATTTCCGACGAGTCCCCTGAAGAGGTCAATGAGTTTTTGAAGCAAGAAAGCGATGAAGAGGAAAAAACGTTTGGAGAGATTACCTCGGCCTATTCACTAACGACCGATCCCGACCGCTCGGCTCATGCCGATTACATGGAAGCGTCCAACGCAGCTGGCATTCCGACCGCATACATTGTTGGCAAAACAGGTAAAATTGAGTGGATTGGTCACCCGATGGGCATGGACGAAACGCTCGAGGCCGTCGTCAATGACAAATGGGATCGCGAAGCGTACAAAAAGCAGTACGAACAAGAGCAACGATTGCAGCAGGCCATTGAAGAGATTTCGATGCTAGCCGGTGCTGGGAAATTCGATGACGCGATCAAGCGAATTGAAGAGGAAATCAGCAAAACCGACAACGAAGATCTGAAAACTAACTTGAAAGATTTCCGGTACAGCTTGATGCTGTCGGCAGGACAAATCAACGAAGAGGTCGTCGGCTACTACAAGAAACAAGTCGAGGAGATGAAGGACAACCCGATGGCTCTTGGGCAGTTCGGCTACTCGCTAGTGGGTGTCTCTCAGCAAGGCGGAAAAATCGGACCTCTCGCCGATCTGGCGATCAAAAATCTTGCACCGGTTGTTGACAAGGCCGAAGCGGAAGTGCAGCCGCTACTGCTCAACATCATGGCTCAACTTTCTCAAATCGATAAGAAGTTAGACCAAGCGATCGAGTATCAAGAGAAAGCGGTCGAGGCAAGTGGTGAACGCCAGAAGCAGCGAATGGAATTGTATCTAGACGAACTGAAATCCGAAAAGGAAAGCGGCTAG